A window from Aquabacterium sp. NJ1 encodes these proteins:
- the rsmB gene encoding 16S rRNA (cytosine(967)-C(5))-methyltransferase RsmB gives MSRPARPSSSPSDPASNSPPGSLPLWQLLSGCADAVAAVRQGHSLTDVLAERRPQERPGVQALSFAVLRRLGMAQALRHKLVPKAPQPWVDALLLSALALACGSEYNEHTLVDQAVEAAKRRAKPASGLVNAVLRRFLRERAELLAAIEQDPVASFNHPAWWITRLKKDWPEHWQAILMANQEQPPMTLRANQRHGTVAAYRQRLVEAGLLPESALPAEQPPTNQPAPIALPHGVPVGKLPGFEQGDVSVQDSAAQIAAPLLIHASGQPLPAGARVLDACAAPGGKTAHLLELADLDVTALDADPQRLSRVNETLQRLGLKATTLAADASQPAAWWDGKPFDAILLDAPCSASGIVRRHPDVRWLRRESDITALAKTQDAILQALWPLLKPGGHLLYCTCSVFKTEGQDRIDAFLQRNPDARALPSPGHLLPVVEYLDPARHNRGDGFFYALLSKTTQGA, from the coding sequence ATGAGTCGTCCAGCCCGCCCTTCTTCATCGCCTTCAGATCCCGCATCGAACAGCCCGCCCGGCAGCCTGCCCCTGTGGCAACTGCTGTCCGGCTGTGCCGATGCCGTGGCCGCCGTGCGCCAGGGCCACTCCCTGACCGACGTCCTGGCCGAGCGCCGCCCGCAAGAGCGCCCGGGGGTGCAGGCCCTGTCCTTCGCCGTGTTGCGGCGCCTGGGCATGGCCCAAGCCCTGCGCCACAAACTGGTGCCCAAAGCACCCCAGCCCTGGGTAGACGCCCTGCTGCTGAGCGCCCTGGCCCTGGCCTGCGGCAGCGAATACAACGAACACACCCTGGTCGACCAGGCGGTGGAGGCCGCCAAGCGCCGCGCCAAGCCCGCCAGCGGCCTGGTCAACGCCGTGCTGCGCCGCTTCCTGCGTGAGCGCGCCGAGCTGCTGGCCGCCATCGAACAAGACCCGGTCGCCAGCTTCAACCACCCCGCCTGGTGGATCACCCGGCTCAAGAAAGACTGGCCCGAACACTGGCAGGCCATCCTCATGGCCAACCAGGAACAGCCCCCGATGACCCTGCGCGCCAACCAGCGCCATGGCACGGTGGCCGCCTACCGCCAACGCCTGGTCGAGGCCGGCCTGCTGCCTGAATCCGCCTTGCCTGCCGAGCAGCCCCCCACCAACCAACCCGCCCCCATCGCCCTGCCGCACGGCGTGCCCGTCGGCAAACTGCCCGGCTTCGAGCAAGGCGACGTTTCCGTGCAGGACAGCGCCGCCCAGATCGCCGCCCCGCTGCTGATCCACGCCAGTGGCCAGCCCCTGCCCGCCGGCGCCCGCGTGCTGGATGCCTGCGCCGCCCCCGGCGGCAAGACCGCCCACCTGCTCGAGCTGGCCGACCTGGACGTCACCGCGCTGGATGCCGACCCGCAGCGCCTGAGCCGCGTCAACGAGACCCTGCAACGCCTGGGCCTGAAAGCCACCACGCTGGCCGCCGACGCCAGCCAGCCCGCCGCCTGGTGGGACGGCAAGCCCTTCGACGCCATCTTGCTGGACGCGCCCTGCAGCGCCTCCGGCATCGTGCGCCGCCACCCGGACGTGCGCTGGCTGCGCCGCGAATCCGACATCACCGCCCTGGCCAAAACCCAGGACGCCATCCTCCAGGCGCTGTGGCCCTTGCTCAAACCAGGCGGCCACCTGCTGTACTGCACCTGTTCCGTCTTCAAAACAGAGGGGCAGGACCGCATCGACGCGTTTTTGCAACGCAACCCGGACGCCCGGGCCCTGCCCTCGCCCGGCCACCTGCTCCCTGTGGTCGAATACCTTGACCCCGCCCGGCACAACCGTGGCGATGGCTTTTTCTACGCCCTGCTGTCCAAAACAACCCAAGGTGCGTGA
- a CDS encoding GNAT family N-acetyltransferase gives MRDLPLPTLPMADLSSLSAESRAARRSLHPSSEPQQVSHPKQRQALEIVWARTEEDVRAAQRLRYDIFAGEMGARLSVPPGSPEGHDIDLFDSYCEHLLVRLSSDNGEPGEVIGTYRVMTPDAAKRVGGLYSETEFDLTRLRPLRGKMVELGRSCVHPDHRNGGAIMALWGALAEFMVRNELDTMIGCASISMRDGGHVAASLWEQLRQTHLAPIDLQVRPRLPLPVEELDRHLQVEPPALIKGYLRCGAKILGAPAWDPDFNTADLPMLMRIEDLPARYRRHFLGA, from the coding sequence ATGCGTGACCTGCCCCTGCCCACCCTGCCCATGGCAGACCTGTCCTCGCTTTCGGCCGAGTCCCGTGCCGCCCGGAGGTCACTTCACCCGAGCTCAGAGCCTCAACAAGTCAGCCACCCCAAGCAGCGGCAAGCCCTGGAAATCGTTTGGGCTCGCACTGAAGAAGATGTTCGCGCAGCGCAACGCCTGAGGTACGACATCTTCGCCGGCGAAATGGGCGCCCGCCTGAGCGTGCCACCCGGCAGCCCCGAAGGCCACGACATCGACCTGTTCGACAGCTACTGCGAGCACCTGCTGGTACGCCTGAGTTCCGACAACGGCGAGCCCGGCGAGGTCATCGGCACCTACCGCGTGATGACGCCCGACGCCGCCAAGCGCGTGGGCGGCCTCTACAGCGAAACCGAGTTCGACCTGACCCGCCTGCGCCCCCTGCGCGGCAAGATGGTGGAACTGGGCCGCTCCTGCGTGCACCCGGATCACCGCAACGGCGGCGCCATCATGGCGTTGTGGGGTGCCCTGGCCGAGTTCATGGTCCGCAATGAGCTGGACACCATGATCGGCTGCGCCAGCATCAGCATGCGCGATGGTGGCCACGTGGCCGCCAGCCTGTGGGAACAGCTGCGCCAGACCCACCTGGCCCCGATCGACCTGCAAGTGCGCCCGCGCCTGCCCCTGCCGGTCGAAGAGCTGGACCGCCACCTGCAAGTCGAGCCGCCCGCGCTGATCAAGGGCTACCTGCGCTGCGGCGCCAAGATCCTGGGCGCCCCCGCCTGGGACCCCGACTTCAACACGGCCGACCTGCCCATGCTCATGCGCATTGAAGACCTGCCGGCGCGCTACCGCCGCCACTTCCTCGGGGCCTGA